In Citrus sinensis cultivar Valencia sweet orange chromosome 4, DVS_A1.0, whole genome shotgun sequence, one DNA window encodes the following:
- the LOC102629193 gene encoding homeobox-leucine zipper protein ATHB-13 isoform X2, with the protein MSFSGIDAGEEANGEDDFSDDGSQAGEKKRRLNMEQVKTLEKNFELGNKLEPERKMQLARALGLQPRQVAIWFQNRRARWKTKQLEKDYDLLKRQYEAVKADREALQAQNQKLHAEIMALKSREVTESINLNKETEGSCSNRSENSSDIKLDISRTPAIDSPMSTHPTSRNLFPTKSTSSVRPTVAAQLFHNSSSSRPDLQCQKIEQNMQGTKDQESLSSMFCGMDDQSGFWPWLEQHNFS; encoded by the exons ATGTCATTTTCAGGGATTGATGCGGGAGAAGAAGCAAATGGggaggatgatttttctgATGATGGATCACAAGCAGGAGAGAAGAAGAGGAGGCTTAATATGGAACAAGTGAAGACCCTTGAGAAGAACTTTGAATTGGGTAACAAGCTTGAGCCAGAGAGAAAAATGCAGTTGGCTAGGGCTCTTGGGCTGCAACCAAGACAGGTTGCTATTTGGTTCCAAAACAGGAGAGCCAGATGGAAGACCAAGCAGCTTGAGAAAGACTATGATCTTCTCAAGAGACAATATGAAGCAGTCAAAGCCGACCGCGAAGCACTCCAAGCTCAAAATCAGAAGCTTCATGCAGAG ATAATGGCTCTGAAAAGCAGGGAGGTGACTGAATCTATAAACCTCAATAAAGAAACTGAGGGGTCTTGCAGCAATAGAAGTGAGAACAGTTCTGATATCAAGTTGGATATTTCAAGGACACCAGCCATTGACAGCCCTATGTCTACTCATCCAACAAGCAGAAACTTGTTTCCAACAAAATCAACATCGTCGGTAAGGCCAACAGTAGCAGCACAACTTTTCCATAACTCATCATCGTCAAGGCCTGATCTTCAATGCCAGAAGATTGAACAGAATATGCAGGGTACTAAAGATCAAGAAAGCCTTAGCAGCATGTTCTGTGGCATGGATGATCAATCTGGATTCTGGCCATGGTTGGAGCAACACAATTTCAGttga
- the LOC102629193 gene encoding homeobox-leucine zipper protein ATHB-13 isoform X1, with protein MSCNGMAFFPTNFMLQTPHEDEHQTPTSLNPILPSCAPQDFHGVASFLGKRSMSFSGIDAGEEANGEDDFSDDGSQAGEKKRRLNMEQVKTLEKNFELGNKLEPERKMQLARALGLQPRQVAIWFQNRRARWKTKQLEKDYDLLKRQYEAVKADREALQAQNQKLHAEIMALKSREVTESINLNKETEGSCSNRSENSSDIKLDISRTPAIDSPMSTHPTSRNLFPTKSTSSVRPTVAAQLFHNSSSSRPDLQCQKIEQNMQGTKDQESLSSMFCGMDDQSGFWPWLEQHNFS; from the exons ATGTCTTGCAATGGGATGGCTTTCTTCCCAACAAATTTCATGCTTCAAACTCCCCATGAAGATGAACATCAAACCCCCACTTCTCTGAATCCAATTCTTCCCTCTTGTGCTCCCCAAGACTTTCATG GGGTTGCATCTTTCTTAGGGAAGCGATCAATGTCATTTTCAGGGATTGATGCGGGAGAAGAAGCAAATGGggaggatgatttttctgATGATGGATCACAAGCAGGAGAGAAGAAGAGGAGGCTTAATATGGAACAAGTGAAGACCCTTGAGAAGAACTTTGAATTGGGTAACAAGCTTGAGCCAGAGAGAAAAATGCAGTTGGCTAGGGCTCTTGGGCTGCAACCAAGACAGGTTGCTATTTGGTTCCAAAACAGGAGAGCCAGATGGAAGACCAAGCAGCTTGAGAAAGACTATGATCTTCTCAAGAGACAATATGAAGCAGTCAAAGCCGACCGCGAAGCACTCCAAGCTCAAAATCAGAAGCTTCATGCAGAG ATAATGGCTCTGAAAAGCAGGGAGGTGACTGAATCTATAAACCTCAATAAAGAAACTGAGGGGTCTTGCAGCAATAGAAGTGAGAACAGTTCTGATATCAAGTTGGATATTTCAAGGACACCAGCCATTGACAGCCCTATGTCTACTCATCCAACAAGCAGAAACTTGTTTCCAACAAAATCAACATCGTCGGTAAGGCCAACAGTAGCAGCACAACTTTTCCATAACTCATCATCGTCAAGGCCTGATCTTCAATGCCAGAAGATTGAACAGAATATGCAGGGTACTAAAGATCAAGAAAGCCTTAGCAGCATGTTCTGTGGCATGGATGATCAATCTGGATTCTGGCCATGGTTGGAGCAACACAATTTCAGttga
- the LOC102617506 gene encoding uncharacterized protein LOC102617506: MASTRILSPTAAAAAAAGITHKSIYLFSKPPSPSSFPTFTVTHNRPITKLSVSSPPNETPITTSTTTTNKETVFFDGGAHYGDLLANLLLGFTLFWLPLTLAAVSRAFNLRYRFTNLRVTVISGWTGEDRSDFSYKVIKDVQVVPRFIGDWGDIIITLKDGTKVDLRSVPKFREIAKYCVSMAEQPVVFKETGPKGF; the protein is encoded by the coding sequence ATGGCATCCACCAGAATTCTCTCCCCaaccgccgccgccgccgccgccgccggtATCACCCACAAGTCCATCTATCTCTTCTCCAAACCCCCCTCCCCATCCTCATTCCCCACTTTCACAGTCACACATAACAGACCAATCACCAAGTTAAGCGTGTCCTCTCCTCCCAACGAAACCCCAATCACCACCAGCACCACAACCACCAATAAAGAAACCGTCTTCTTCGATGGTGGGGCACACTACGGCGACCTCTTAGCCAACCTGCTTCTGGGTTTCACTCTTTTTTGGCTACCCTTGACTCTAGCAGCAGTTTCAAGAGCTTTTAACTTGAGATACAGGTTTACAAACCTGCGGGTGACGGTTATTTCAGGATGGACGGGGGAGGATAGGAGTGACTTCTCTTACAAAGTGATCAAGGACGTGCAAGTAGTGCCGAGGTTTATTGGTGACTGGGGTGACATTATCATTACATTGAAAGATGGTACTAAGGTTGATCTCAGAAGTGTCCCTAAGTTTAGAGAGATTGCCAAGTATTGTGTCTCCATGGCTGAGCAGCCTGTCGTTTTCAAAGAAACTGGCCCTAAAGGGTTCTGA